CGCGTCGCGACGCAGGAGGAGGCGCTCGGCCTCCTCGCTTCGGGAAAGCACGACTGCGCGCTCGTCGCGACGATGCCGGCCCTCTTCTGGATCGAGAAACACGGGTGGAAGGGCCTCCGGCTGGCCGAGAGGCCCGTCCTCTCGGCGGAATACTGCTACGCGTCGCTCCCCGCGAGCTCGGGCCTCCTCTCCTCCATGTCCGAAGGCCTGGCCGCGATCGGGAAGACGGGCGAATACCGGGCCATCCGGAAACGATGGCTCGGCCCGTACGAGGGCAAGCCCGGGATCGCGACCTTCGCGAGGTGGTTCGGGGCGATCGTCGCCCCGCTCCTGGTCCTCCTGGCCGGCTCGTTCCTCTGGTCCCGTTCGCTGCGGCACCAGGTCGACACGCGCACGCGGGAGCTCGCTCGGGAGACGGCGCTGTTCGAGGCGGAGGCGGAGAAGGTCCGCGCGCTGAACGCCGAGCTCGAGAGCCGCGTTCACGCCCGGACCGCCGAGCTCGAATCCGCCGTCCGGGAGATGGAGGCGTTCTCGTACTCCGTCGCGCACGACCTCAGGGCGCCCGTCCGGGCCGTCGACGGCTTCACGGCGATCCTCCAGAGTGACCACAGCGAAGCTCTCGACGAGGAGGGGAAGCGGCTCCTCGATCGCGTGCGATCGAGCTCCCGTCGCATGGGGCTCCTCATCGACGACCTCCTCGCTTTCTCCCGGGCGAGCCGCACCGGCATGAAGTCGGTCCCGATCGACCTCAACGGGCTCGTGGGGGCCGTCGTCGCCGACAGGGCCGCCGAGGCGGCGCGCGCCGGCGTCGACGTCCTGGTCGCCGACCTGCCGGCCGTCACGGGAGACGAGGGGCTCGTCCGGATCGTCGTCGAGAACCTCCTCTCCAACGCCATCAAGTTCAGCGCGGGACGCCCCGGCGCGACGGTCCGGATCGGGGTCCGGGGAGGCGGGGACGGTCCAGAGCTCACGGTCGAGGACAACGGGGTGGGGTTCGATCCCGAGTACGCACACAAGCTCTTCGGCGTCTTCCAGCGGCTGCACGGTCCCAACGAGTTCGAAGGGACGGGCATCGGCCTCGCGCTCGTCAAGAGGATCGTGGAGCGCCACGGCGGGAGGGTCGGAGCCGCGGGCCGCCCTGGGGAAGGGGCGACGTTCTGGTTCACCCTCGGGCCGGCGCGCGCCACCGTTGGCCTGGATGGTCGACGGGCCGCCCTGGATCGGTGACAGAATTACCGATTGCGGGAATCGGGCGCGCTGCGGCACCTGATACCTGACGAAGAAGCTTGCAGGTTCCTCGAGGCGTCTCACGAACGCCGCCCGGTTCCAGCTCGGGAGTGTGGCCTCTATGTCGAAGCCAGGGCATCCGGCTGCTGCGACAGGCACCTCGGATGGCGCCCCGGGCTCGCCCCACTCCCGTCCGACGCTGCCCATGGCTGCCGACTGGTCGCTCGCCGCCTTCGACAGCTCCCCGATCGGCATGGCGGTGACCGCCCCGGCCGGGCACCTCATCCGGGTCAACCGGGCGTTCTCCACGATGCTCGGCTATACCCTCGACGAGCTCGCCGACTCCGACTGGAAATCGCTGACGCACCCGGACGACGTCGATGCGAGCTGGGAGATGGTGCGGCGCCTCGTCGACGGCCCGTCCTCGTCCGGGCGGATCGAGAAGCGCTACCTGGCCAGGGATGGCCGCGTCGTCCGGGCCGACGTCTCGACGAGTCTCCTGCGCGACGGGGAGGGAAAGGCCCTCTACCTCGTGACGCACGTCGTCGACGTCACGGCCCGCCGCGAGGCCGAGGAGGAGCGGCAGCGCACGGCGGCGGAGATCCTCGACCTCTACGACAACGCCCCCTGCGGGTACCACTCCCTCGACGCGGACGGGACGTTCCTCCGGATCAACGCGACAGAGCTCGCATGGCTCGGTTACGCGCGGGAGGAGATCGTCGGACGCAAGAAGTTCACGGAGCTCCTCACCCCGGAGAGCCTGGAGGTCTTCCGGGCGAACTTCCCCGGCTTCAAGGAACGGGGCTGGGTCAAGGACCTCCTCTTCGACATGATCCGGGCGGATGGGTCTCTTCTTCACGTCATCCTGAGCGCGACCGCGGTCATCGACGCGGACGGGACCTATCTGATGAGCCGGTCGACCGTGTTCGAGGACACCCTCCACCGAAAGGCGATGAGGGAGCTGCAGGAGCACCGCGACCACCTCGAGGCGCTCGTCGCGGCGCGCACCGCCGAGCTCGGCCGGACGGCCGAGGAGCTGATGCGGTCGAACCGGGACCTCGAGCAGTTCGCCTACGTCGCGAGCCACGACCTCCAGCAGCCGCTCCGGATGGTCGCCTCCTTCGTGGAGCGCCTCGCGCAGGATTACCGCGGCAAGCTGGGAGAGGA
The Holophagales bacterium genome window above contains:
- a CDS encoding PAS domain S-box protein, which encodes MAADWSLAAFDSSPIGMAVTAPAGHLIRVNRAFSTMLGYTLDELADSDWKSLTHPDDVDASWEMVRRLVDGPSSSGRIEKRYLARDGRVVRADVSTSLLRDGEGKALYLVTHVVDVTARREAEEERQRTAAEILDLYDNAPCGYHSLDADGTFLRINATELAWLGYAREEIVGRKKFTELLTPESLEVFRANFPGFKERGWVKDLLFDMIRADGSLLHVILSATAVIDADGTYLMSRSTVFEDTLHRKAMRELQEHRDHLEALVAARTAELGRTAEELMRSNRDLEQFAYVASHDLQQPLRMVASFVERLAQDYRGKLGEDADTYIRIASENARQMQRLIQDLLSFARVGDGGPGFAPTDTSRCLDEALEELQETIARIGAEVSREPLPTVLGDARQLVTLFRHLVGNALEYRRGVPPLVRIAARREGGEWLFSVEDNGVGIERRYFDRIFRIFQRLHAPAAHIGTGIGLAVCKKIVEGHGGRIWIASEPGQGTTIYFTLLDREEGAA